The nucleotide window CCAACGCAATATTTACATCTTCTTCGGACGGCAAAACACAACTGATAATCGTAGAAACATTGTCCTTTGAAACCTTAACGTTACGACCTGTTTTCAGGATGTAATAGGCTTCATATCTGTTTTTGTCTATCAGGTACAAATTAAGGTTCGGAAGCTCCACAATGATTAATCCGTCTTCGAGAAATATTTCGGGCGTTTCACTGAATAGGTTTTTGTAGAATGTTACCGATACCTCCGGAAACGCTACGGGTAAATAAACGATTGTACTTGTTATGTTCATACTATTTTTAATGTTCTCCAAATAAAGGTAAAAACTATCGTGTGCTTTGGGCTTCTATCGGTTGTTTTTCCTTATCCTTTTTCATTTGGGTGTACGTCCATATACAGACCACTCCGAGAATAATAAGACCATAGGCAAACAACTTGCCGATACGTTCTAAAAAACGCACAGATATAGCTTTAGTATATCCCGAAAACATTTCTACACCAGCAGCATTACGCCTGTAAAACCTCCTGCGGTTTATCCAATAGATAAGTACAACCGCAACAACGATAACAAAAATACCAAACACTAATTGAGCTGTAACCGTATCCATAGCTATATGATTTATAATACCGTAAATTTAAACAAAACCCCCTAACATTGGAAGCTAAAAAGTAAAAAACCGACCTGTTGAAAGTCGGTTTTTGCTTATCTAATTTGCTGTCGTTTTAATCACTACTGTTAAACTGAAAACTTATCTGTTTCTCATTGCCAAAGCTGTCGGAAATCCAAATTTCAAAGGATTGTGATACCGTAGAAGCCGAAGTATAATACAACCTGAATTGCTCCGATTGTAACGGGTACAAATCGTTTGGCAGATACGGAGGTTCATCGTAATACCTCAACGAGCCTTGTCCGTCAAATTGGAAGTAGCGGAGATAGTATTGCGTATTTTGGTAGTTACCGCTCCGCTTTATCGTTACTCTGATTTCTACCGTTTGCCCATTGGCGACCTCTTTAGGTACGGGCATCACATTGACCTCAAAAGGAAAATCGTTCTGTATTTCAAGCTCGTCATCTTTGCTACAAGATACCAGCGAAATAGAACCTGTCAGGATTGCCAGCATTAGATATATTGGCAACATTCCTATTCTGAATTTATTAAATATTGCTATCATCGTTTTACGTTTTAAAAATTAAACCTTAAACCAATCCCTGCGGACGGTCGGAACTGTCGCAAATCCGTACCCCAAAAGACCTTTGTACGCCCTTGCAGTATCAATACAAAACGGTCTGATAGGTACGTTTCAAAGGTCAGGCGACCGCCAGCTCCGTAAATGAAATTATCCTCGCTCATTATCTTTGCACCGTCATACAACATCGTTTCCCCACGATTGATACTTTCGTAGCCGACAACGCCCGTTATCCCTGCATTCAGCGTAATATTCTTACGGGCATCGCCCAGCAGGAAAAAACTGTAACCGCCCTCAGCAGTATAAGTTTCCTGCGGTATGCGTTGGTCTTTATAGTCGTGATATTGGTGCGTGTACTCCAAAGCCCAAATCTGATAATTACCGTTTTTGCCGTTCACGGTCA belongs to Chryseobacterium gleum and includes:
- a CDS encoding VOC family protein, encoding MNITSTIVYLPVAFPEVSVTFYKNLFSETPEIFLEDGLIIVELPNLNLYLIDKNRYEAYYILKTGRNVKVSKDNVSTIISCVLPSEEDVNIALANVSACGGTVTSKATTNEALGIYAGYFSDPDGHIWELAYYPPEYNRVLNFVNPN
- a CDS encoding conjugal transfer protein TraO, which codes for MKKYIYTVMLLFVAITVAQAQRMLPKQKGLEVSTGILSDDKIGNDYYINLGMTVNGKNGNYQIWALEYTHQYHDYKDQRIPQETYTAEGGYSFFLLGDARKNITLNAGITGVVGYESINRGETMLYDGAKIMSEDNFIYGAGGRLTFETYLSDRFVLILQGRTKVFWGTDLRQFRPSAGIGLRFNF
- a CDS encoding DUF3872 domain-containing protein, yielding MIAIFNKFRIGMLPIYLMLAILTGSISLVSCSKDDELEIQNDFPFEVNVMPVPKEVANGQTVEIRVTIKRSGNYQNTQYYLRYFQFDGQGSLRYYDEPPYLPNDLYPLQSEQFRLYYTSASTVSQSFEIWISDSFGNEKQISFQFNSSD